Proteins from a single region of Butyrivibrio fibrisolvens:
- a CDS encoding sodium/solute symporter (Members of the Solute:Sodium Symporter (SSS), TC 2.A.21 as described in tcdb.org, catalyze solute:Na+ symport. Known solutes for members of the family include sugars, amino acids, nucleosides, inositols, vitamins, urea or anions, depending on the system.), translated as MAVKVLFLIIFFTVMILIGVSTRKHAHNVEGFVLGGRTAGPWLTAFGYGTSYFSAVVFVGYAGQFGYKYGISATWAGIGNAMIGSLLAWRILGRRTRVMTKHLDSRTMPDFFGKRFESRSLRLAAALISFTFLIPYTSSVYNGLSRLFRMAFDIPYGVCVIVMAALTCVYVILGGYMATVVNDFVQGIIMLFGISAVIFAVLHNNGGFIQALTTLSEYDSDLAVTSGMHGAFTSFFGPDPLNLLGVVILTSLGTWGLPQMVGKFYAIRDEKAIKAGTIISTLFALVVAGGSYFLGGFARLYSGNAAILNPDGSVAYDAIVPTMLSGLPNILIGIVIVLVLSASMSTLSSLVLTSSSSVTLDLIAQINKKMNEKKQLITMRALLVVFIVLSVIMALNPPTFIAQLMGYSWGALAGSFLAPFLYGLYWKKTTKASVWACFISGVGITLSNMAFHYIASPINAGAITMAAGLVIVPVVSLLTPKMDKKTVDDIFECYNATVTVEKRYSLEEDETEEEISEEDEENRENAV; from the coding sequence ATGGCAGTAAAAGTTCTATTTCTAATCATCTTTTTCACCGTAATGATTCTGATAGGTGTTTCTACCAGAAAACACGCCCACAATGTTGAAGGTTTCGTTCTAGGGGGACGAACCGCTGGTCCATGGCTTACAGCTTTTGGATACGGAACATCTTATTTTTCTGCAGTAGTATTTGTTGGATATGCAGGACAGTTTGGTTATAAATACGGTATATCCGCTACCTGGGCAGGTATTGGTAATGCTATGATAGGTTCACTTCTTGCATGGCGCATCCTTGGAAGACGCACAAGAGTCATGACCAAGCACCTTGATTCAAGAACCATGCCCGACTTTTTTGGTAAGCGATTTGAAAGCAGGAGCCTCAGACTTGCTGCTGCTCTTATCTCTTTTACTTTCCTCATTCCTTATACATCCTCAGTATATAACGGTCTTTCAAGACTTTTCAGAATGGCCTTTGATATTCCTTATGGTGTATGCGTAATCGTAATGGCAGCCCTTACCTGCGTATATGTAATCCTCGGAGGCTACATGGCAACAGTAGTCAATGACTTCGTACAGGGTATCATCATGCTCTTTGGTATCAGCGCTGTTATCTTTGCAGTTCTCCACAACAACGGGGGATTTATTCAGGCGCTCACTACTCTCTCTGAGTATGATTCAGACCTTGCTGTTACAAGCGGCATGCACGGTGCCTTCACTTCCTTCTTTGGCCCCGATCCACTTAACCTTCTGGGCGTTGTGATCCTTACATCACTTGGAACATGGGGGCTTCCACAGATGGTCGGCAAATTCTACGCTATCCGTGATGAAAAGGCTATCAAGGCAGGAACTATCATTTCTACATTGTTTGCATTAGTTGTTGCCGGAGGTTCATACTTCCTCGGCGGCTTCGCAAGGCTCTACAGCGGCAATGCAGCAATCCTTAATCCAGACGGCTCTGTTGCATATGATGCAATCGTTCCTACAATGCTCTCAGGCCTTCCAAATATTCTGATCGGTATCGTAATAGTACTTGTACTCTCCGCTTCCATGTCTACACTTTCATCACTTGTACTTACATCAAGTTCTTCTGTAACCCTTGATCTCATAGCTCAGATCAATAAGAAGATGAATGAAAAGAAGCAGCTCATCACTATGAGAGCCCTTCTTGTAGTATTTATAGTCCTCTCTGTAATAATGGCCCTTAACCCTCCCACATTTATAGCTCAGCTCATGGGCTATTCCTGGGGCGCCCTTGCAGGTTCATTCCTTGCACCATTCCTTTATGGCCTGTATTGGAAAAAGACAACCAAGGCATCTGTATGGGCATGCTTTATTTCAGGTGTAGGTATCACTCTTTCAAACATGGCCTTCCACTACATTGCTTCTCCTATCAATGCAGGCGCCATCACAATGGCGGCCGGTCTTGTGATCGTTCCTGTAGTGAGTCTTCTGACTCCTAAGATGGACAAGAAAACTGTGGATGATATCTTCGAATGCTACAATGCTACAGTTACCGTTGAAAAGCGCTACAGTCTTGAAGAAGATGAGACTGAGGAAGAGATATCTGAAGAAGACGAAGAGAACAGAGAAAATGCTGTTTAA
- a CDS encoding putative ABC transporter permease gives MEIVLTEKDNKQKLINTISDYFECFLVYCFLGWVYESIWCDVIYHKRGFLNRGVLFGPWLPIYGIGFFIILGIFAFLKIKKPLYVFIVGGIIATLSELVASYILEATMGKYMWDYTGYFMNFDSRIALVPGLMFGLLICVAICCIHPAIVRFQNKNRSNRIHKICFMIITALFICDLISRIWLGSNFSG, from the coding sequence ATGGAAATTGTTTTAACGGAAAAAGATAATAAACAAAAGCTTATTAATACGATCAGTGATTACTTTGAATGTTTTCTGGTGTACTGCTTCCTTGGATGGGTATATGAATCCATATGGTGCGATGTGATATATCATAAGAGAGGTTTTCTTAACAGAGGAGTTCTCTTTGGACCATGGCTTCCCATCTACGGTATAGGCTTTTTTATAATACTTGGAATATTTGCATTTCTTAAGATCAAAAAGCCCTTGTATGTATTTATAGTCGGAGGCATAATTGCAACTTTGTCTGAGCTTGTTGCAAGTTACATATTAGAAGCTACCATGGGTAAATACATGTGGGACTACACCGGATATTTTATGAACTTTGATAGTAGGATCGCCCTTGTTCCGGGACTTATGTTTGGACTTCTCATTTGTGTAGCGATCTGCTGTATTCATCCTGCTATTGTAAGATTTCAGAATAAGAACAGATCGAATAGGATTCATAAAATTTGCTTCATGATTATTACAGCCTTATTTATATGTGATCTTATAAGCAGAATATGGCTTGGAAGTAACTTTAGCGGGTGA